Proteins encoded in a region of the Pigmentiphaga litoralis genome:
- the nusA gene encoding transcription termination factor NusA: MSREILLLVDALAREKNVTRDVVFGALESALASAMKKLYKEEVDIRVAIDRDSGDHEAFRRWQVVPDEAGLQLPDQQILLSEARDVEPEIELEEFIEEALEPIEFGRIGAQAAKQVILQRIRDAEREQLLNDFLERGESIVSGSIKRMDKGDAIIEIGKVEARLPRSEMIPKENLRIGDRVRAYLARIDRQARGQQVILSRSAPDFIRQLFENEVPEIEQGLLELKGAARDPGVRAKIAVVAHDRRIDPIGTCVGMRGSRVQAVRNELGGEQVDIVLWSEDPAQFVIGALAPANVQSIVVDEDRHAMDVVVDEDNLAIAIGRSGQNVRLASELTGWQINIMTPDESQAKQQQEQTALRDTFMSKLDVDEEVADILISEGFTGLEEIAYVPIQELLEIEAFDEDTINELRNRARNALLTEAIAQEERVETAQDLLTLEGVTPELAASLAAGQVFTRDDLADLSVDELTELTGIDAEEAKQLIVRARAHWFEQA, translated from the coding sequence GACGCGCTGGCGCGCGAAAAGAACGTCACGCGCGACGTGGTGTTCGGCGCGCTTGAAAGTGCGCTGGCTTCCGCCATGAAGAAGCTCTACAAAGAAGAAGTGGACATCCGCGTGGCGATCGATCGCGACTCGGGCGACCACGAAGCGTTCCGTCGCTGGCAGGTCGTGCCCGACGAAGCCGGTCTGCAACTGCCCGACCAGCAGATCCTGCTGTCGGAAGCCCGTGATGTCGAGCCCGAGATCGAACTCGAAGAGTTCATCGAGGAAGCGCTCGAGCCGATCGAATTCGGCCGGATCGGCGCGCAGGCCGCCAAGCAGGTCATCCTGCAGCGGATTCGTGACGCGGAACGTGAACAGCTCCTGAACGACTTCCTCGAGCGTGGCGAGTCCATCGTCTCGGGTTCGATAAAGCGGATGGACAAGGGCGATGCCATCATCGAAATCGGCAAGGTGGAAGCCCGCCTGCCGCGTTCGGAAATGATCCCCAAGGAAAACCTGCGGATTGGCGACCGCGTGCGTGCCTACCTGGCCCGCATCGATCGCCAGGCCCGCGGCCAGCAAGTCATTCTGTCGCGTTCGGCGCCTGACTTCATCCGTCAGCTGTTCGAAAACGAAGTGCCGGAAATCGAGCAGGGTCTGCTCGAACTGAAGGGTGCTGCGCGGGATCCGGGCGTGCGCGCCAAGATCGCCGTCGTGGCCCATGACCGCCGCATCGATCCGATCGGTACGTGTGTCGGCATGCGCGGTTCGCGCGTGCAGGCCGTCCGGAACGAATTGGGTGGTGAGCAGGTCGATATCGTCCTGTGGTCCGAAGATCCGGCCCAGTTCGTCATCGGCGCGCTTGCGCCGGCCAACGTGCAATCGATCGTGGTCGACGAAGACCGCCATGCGATGGACGTCGTGGTGGACGAGGACAACCTGGCGATCGCGATCGGCCGCAGTGGCCAGAACGTGCGCCTGGCGTCCGAGCTGACCGGCTGGCAGATCAACATCATGACGCCGGACGAAAGCCAGGCCAAGCAGCAGCAGGAACAGACCGCGCTGCGCGATACTTTCATGAGCAAGCTGGACGTCGACGAAGAAGTCGCCGACATCCTGATCTCGGAAGGTTTCACGGGTCTGGAAGAAATTGCTTATGTGCCCATCCAGGAGCTCCTCGAGATCGAGGCCTTCGATGAGGACACCATCAACGAATTGCGCAATCGCGCTCGCAATGCACTGCTCACTGAAGCAATTGCTCAGGAAGAGCGGGTCGAGACGGCGCAGGATTTGCTCACGCTCGAAGGTGTGACCCCCGAACTGGCGGCCAGTCTGGCTGCCGGTCAGGTGTTCACCCGAGACGACCTGGCGGATTTGTCCGTCGATGAGCTTACCGAATTGACCGGCATCGATGCAGAAGAAGCCAAGCAATTGATCGTACGTGCGCGTGCGCACTGGTTCGAACAGGCTTGA
- the infB gene encoding translation initiation factor IF-2 produces the protein MSSNTVAQFATELKLPANVLLDQLRAAGVSIKSVDDTVTESDKAQLLESLRRAHGATEGKKITVTRKQTSEIKQSDATGKARTIQVEVRKKRVFIKRDNPDGTELDGAAAVRDDDVAAVPEEDDSALLAREAERQAKEEAEAKARAEAEAREQQEAEARLREAEEQARVAAEAAERAAKEAEAAAAAAAAREQAQPAPAAPVNSTQPATPEGGAAVSDVVVNKAVSSAEAARIKADEARKNADEIRKADAKAQEVRANARQAAEAEAAALRQMLSRPRNKVLHAPAPTPPAAPAAPAAPIAGTLHKPAGKPGQETKEAVKKDDKPAAPGKKVIKTGAVASTWSEDAARKKALKTRGDASSGTSRDGWRGGGRGKSRHQQDNRSAPAAESIVREVHVPETISVSDLAHKMAVKAAEVIKVLMKMGQMVTINQVLDQETGMIVVEELGHTAIAAKLDDPEAFLDETPVSSEVVEMPRAPVVTVMGHVDHGKTSLLDYIRRAKVASGEAGGITQHIGAYHVQTERGMVTFLDTPGHEAFTAMRARGAKATDIVILVVAADDGVMPQTKEAIHHAKAAGVPIVVAINKIDKPDANLERVKQELVAEEVVPEEYGGDAPFVGVSAKTGAGIDDLLEQLLLQAEVLELKAPVETAAKGLVIEAKLDKGRGPVATILVQSGTLKRGDVVLAGASFGRVRAMLDELGKPISEAGPSIPVEIQGLTDVPAAGDELIVLSDERKAREIAMFRQGKFRDVKLARQQAAKLETLFDNIGEGVQTLALIVKTDVQGSQEALVQALTKLSTDEVRVQVVHAAVGGISESDVNLAIASKAVVIGFNVRADAGSKKLAENNGVDLRYYNIIYDAVDEVKSAMSGMLAPEKREEIIGLVEIREVYAVSRIGNVAGCMVLDGLVRRSSQVRLLRNNVVQWTGEIESLRRFKDDVREVKSGFDCGITLRNNNDIAVGDQLEVFEVKEVARTL, from the coding sequence ATGTCGAGTAACACTGTCGCCCAGTTCGCCACCGAGCTGAAACTGCCTGCAAACGTGCTGTTGGATCAATTGCGCGCCGCTGGTGTAAGCATCAAGTCGGTTGACGATACCGTCACCGAAAGCGACAAGGCACAACTGCTCGAATCGTTGCGCCGTGCCCACGGCGCCACCGAAGGCAAGAAGATCACGGTGACTCGCAAGCAAACGTCCGAGATCAAGCAGTCGGACGCCACGGGCAAGGCACGCACGATCCAGGTGGAAGTTCGCAAGAAGCGCGTGTTCATCAAGCGTGACAATCCTGATGGTACGGAACTCGACGGCGCTGCCGCCGTGCGCGACGACGACGTCGCGGCCGTGCCGGAAGAAGACGATAGCGCGCTGCTGGCGCGCGAGGCTGAACGTCAGGCCAAGGAAGAAGCCGAAGCCAAGGCACGCGCCGAAGCCGAAGCCAGGGAACAGCAAGAAGCCGAAGCACGGCTGCGCGAAGCGGAAGAACAGGCCCGCGTCGCAGCTGAAGCCGCCGAGCGCGCCGCCAAGGAAGCAGAGGCCGCCGCTGCGGCCGCTGCCGCCCGCGAGCAGGCGCAACCTGCTCCGGCGGCCCCGGTCAATTCCACCCAGCCTGCCACGCCCGAGGGAGGGGCTGCAGTGAGCGATGTCGTAGTGAACAAGGCGGTTTCCAGTGCGGAAGCCGCGCGTATCAAGGCCGACGAGGCCCGCAAGAACGCCGACGAAATCCGCAAGGCGGACGCCAAGGCGCAGGAAGTGCGCGCCAACGCCCGCCAGGCTGCAGAAGCCGAAGCCGCCGCGTTGCGCCAGATGCTGAGCCGTCCGCGCAACAAGGTGCTGCATGCCCCTGCGCCGACGCCGCCGGCAGCACCTGCTGCGCCCGCCGCGCCGATTGCCGGCACCTTGCACAAGCCTGCCGGCAAGCCGGGCCAGGAAACCAAGGAAGCCGTCAAGAAAGACGACAAGCCCGCAGCGCCTGGCAAGAAGGTCATCAAGACCGGTGCCGTGGCCTCGACCTGGTCGGAAGACGCCGCACGCAAGAAGGCGCTCAAGACACGCGGCGACGCATCCTCGGGCACCAGCCGTGACGGCTGGCGTGGGGGTGGCCGCGGCAAGAGCCGTCATCAGCAGGACAACCGTTCGGCGCCGGCTGCCGAAAGCATCGTGCGCGAAGTGCACGTGCCGGAAACCATTTCCGTCTCGGATCTGGCTCACAAGATGGCCGTGAAGGCTGCCGAAGTGATCAAGGTCCTGATGAAGATGGGCCAGATGGTCACCATCAACCAGGTGCTCGATCAGGAAACCGGCATGATCGTGGTCGAAGAACTCGGCCACACCGCCATCGCCGCGAAGCTGGACGATCCGGAAGCTTTCCTGGACGAAACGCCTGTGTCGTCGGAAGTGGTCGAGATGCCTCGTGCACCGGTCGTGACCGTCATGGGCCACGTCGACCACGGCAAGACCTCGCTGCTGGACTACATCCGTCGCGCCAAGGTTGCGTCGGGTGAAGCCGGCGGGATCACGCAGCACATCGGCGCGTACCACGTGCAGACCGAGCGCGGCATGGTCACCTTCCTTGACACCCCGGGTCACGAGGCCTTCACGGCCATGCGTGCTCGCGGCGCCAAGGCAACGGACATCGTGATTCTGGTCGTGGCGGCCGACGACGGCGTGATGCCGCAAACGAAGGAAGCCATTCACCACGCCAAGGCAGCAGGTGTGCCGATCGTGGTGGCGATCAACAAGATCGACAAGCCGGACGCCAACCTGGAACGTGTGAAGCAGGAACTGGTTGCCGAAGAAGTGGTGCCGGAAGAGTACGGCGGCGATGCGCCCTTCGTGGGTGTGTCGGCCAAGACCGGTGCCGGTATCGACGATCTGCTGGAACAGCTGCTGCTGCAAGCCGAAGTGCTGGAACTGAAAGCGCCGGTCGAAACCGCCGCCAAGGGCCTGGTCATCGAAGCCAAGCTGGACAAGGGCCGCGGCCCGGTCGCCACGATCCTGGTGCAGAGCGGTACGCTCAAGCGCGGCGACGTGGTGCTGGCCGGCGCAAGCTTCGGCCGTGTCCGCGCCATGCTGGACGAATTGGGCAAGCCGATTTCGGAAGCGGGTCCGTCGATCCCTGTCGAGATCCAGGGCCTGACTGACGTGCCGGCCGCAGGTGACGAACTGATTGTGCTGAGCGACGAGCGCAAGGCGCGCGAAATCGCGATGTTCCGTCAGGGCAAGTTCCGCGACGTCAAGCTGGCTCGCCAGCAGGCCGCGAAGCTCGAAACGCTGTTCGACAACATCGGCGAAGGCGTGCAGACGCTGGCGTTGATCGTGAAGACCGACGTGCAGGGTTCGCAGGAAGCGCTGGTGCAGGCACTGACCAAGCTGTCGACCGACGAAGTCCGTGTGCAGGTCGTGCATGCGGCCGTGGGCGGCATCTCGGAAAGCGACGTCAACCTGGCTATCGCCTCGAAGGCAGTCGTGATCGGCTTCAACGTGCGTGCCGATGCAGGCTCGAAGAAGCTGGCCGAAAACAACGGCGTGGATCTGCGCTACTACAACATCATTTACGACGCGGTCGACGAAGTGAAGTCCGCCATGTCGGGAATGCTGGCGCCAGAAAAGCGCGAAGAGATCATCGGCCTGGTCGAGATCCGCGAAGTCTATGCGGTATCCCGTATCGGCAACGTCGCCGGTTGTATGGTCCTCGACGGCCTCGTGCGTCGCAGCTCGCAGGTTCGCCTGCTGCGCAACAACGTGGTGCAGTGGACTGGCGAGATCGAATCGCTCCGTCGCTTCAAGGATGACGTGCGCGAGGTCAAGTCCGGCTTCGATTGCGGTATCACGCTGCGTAACAACAATGACATCGCGGTGGGTGACCAGCTCGAAGTGTTTGAAGTCAAGGAAGTGGCGCGTACGCTGTAA
- the rbfA gene encoding 30S ribosome-binding factor RbfA: MSRHKQQKKIPGGRLLRLADQIQKDLAEMIQREIPISRAGLITLSEVELSADYAHAQVYFTVMGAEPDVAVAALNEKAGYLHSLLFKRLHIHTVPTLHFHYDEQRSRGMVMAHLINQANTPGVLADEVMPAGPMDATDDDARLEISPAEPHVPDDQRG; encoded by the coding sequence ATGAGTCGTCACAAGCAACAGAAAAAAATCCCCGGCGGCCGCCTGTTGCGGCTCGCCGACCAGATCCAGAAGGATCTGGCCGAAATGATTCAGCGCGAGATTCCGATCTCGCGTGCAGGATTGATCACGCTCAGCGAAGTCGAGCTGTCGGCGGATTATGCCCACGCCCAGGTGTATTTCACGGTGATGGGCGCCGAACCCGACGTCGCTGTCGCGGCTTTGAACGAAAAGGCCGGCTACCTGCATTCGCTGCTGTTCAAGCGTCTGCACATCCACACGGTGCCGACCCTGCATTTCCATTACGACGAACAACGGTCGCGCGGCATGGTCATGGCGCATCTGATCAACCAGGCCAACACGCCCGGCGTGCTGGCTGACGAGGTCATGCCTGCCGGCCCGATGGATGCGACCGACGACGATGCGCGTCTGGAGATTTCTCCGGCGGAACCTCACGTCCCTGACGACCAGCGCGGCTAA
- the truB gene encoding tRNA pseudouridine(55) synthase TruB — MASRRGCALDGVLLLDKPEGLSSNHALQRARRILDARKAGHTGTLDPFATGLMVLCFGEATKFSADMFHADKTYVADVVLREETDTGDRTGLPVTYDGQVVDAPVDEEKIRAVLSRFVGSIDQLPPMYSALKRDGKPLYEYARQGIELERETRRITIFSIELLSCTESGFSMEVSCSKGTYIRTLAQDIGRMLGCGAHLGALRRTRTAGFDIGQAVTLEGLEALDVAATALMPIEALLAPLPVVTIDQARAAKFMQGQKLQIETEGQTAGDATAITGPDAETILTRARVHGPDSKFLGTARCIGGWLQPDRLISFKETT; from the coding sequence ATGGCTTCCCGACGCGGGTGTGCGCTCGACGGTGTGTTGTTGCTGGACAAGCCAGAAGGCCTGTCGAGCAACCACGCATTGCAGCGGGCAAGGCGCATCCTGGATGCGCGCAAGGCGGGGCATACGGGAACACTTGACCCGTTCGCCACTGGATTGATGGTCCTGTGTTTCGGCGAGGCCACCAAGTTTTCCGCCGACATGTTCCATGCCGACAAGACCTACGTGGCCGATGTGGTGCTGCGGGAAGAGACCGACACGGGCGACCGGACCGGTCTGCCGGTGACCTACGACGGCCAGGTGGTCGACGCCCCGGTGGACGAGGAAAAGATCCGCGCCGTCCTGTCACGCTTCGTCGGTAGCATCGATCAGTTGCCGCCGATGTATTCGGCGCTCAAGCGCGATGGCAAGCCGCTGTACGAATACGCGCGGCAGGGCATCGAGCTGGAACGCGAGACGCGGCGCATCACCATTTTTTCGATTGAATTGCTGTCTTGCACCGAATCCGGTTTTTCGATGGAAGTCAGTTGCAGCAAGGGCACCTATATCCGCACATTGGCGCAGGATATCGGTCGCATGCTGGGATGCGGCGCGCATCTTGGCGCGCTGCGCAGGACCCGCACGGCGGGTTTCGACATCGGCCAGGCAGTCACGCTGGAAGGTCTTGAAGCCTTGGACGTGGCGGCGACGGCGCTGATGCCCATCGAAGCCCTGCTCGCGCCCCTGCCGGTGGTCACCATCGATCAGGCCAGGGCAGCGAAGTTCATGCAGGGCCAAAAACTACAGATCGAGACAGAAGGGCAGACGGCAGGCGACGCTACGGCGATCACCGGGCCGGATGCGGAAACGATTTTGACAAGGGCGCGTGTGCACGGCCCTGACAGCAAATTTCTGGGAACGGCACGCTGCATAGGCGGTTGGCTGCAGCCCGACAGATTGATTTCTTTCAAGGAAACGACATGA
- the typA gene encoding translational GTPase TypA, with the protein MTRALRNVAIIAHVDHGKTTLVDQLLRQSGTFRENQQMGERIMDSNDLEKERGITILAKNCAVEYEGTHINIVDTPGHADFGGEVERVMSMVDGVLLLVDAVEGPMPQTRFVTRKALALGLKPIVVINKVDRPGARADWVINQTFDLFDKLGATEEQLDFPIIYASGLNGYAGLTEDVRSGDMKPLFETILSKVPVRDDDLDGPLQLQIISLEYSTYVGKIGVGRISRGKVKALQDVVVKFGPDSAPIKGRINQVLKFRGLEREIVEEAQAGDIVLINGIEELGIGCTVCAPDVQDALPMLKVDEPTLTMNFCVNTSPLAGREGKFVTSRQLRERLDRELKANVALRVRDTGDDTIFEVSGRGELHLTILLENMRREGYELAVSRPRVVFKEIDGVKHEPFELLTIDLEDAHQGGVMEELGRRKGELLDMASDGKGRTRLEYRVPARGLIGFQGEFMTLTRGTGLASHVFDEYAPVREGGVGDRHNGVLISQDDGDAVAYALWKLQDRGRMFVKPGDALYEGMIIGIHSRDNDLVVNPIKGKQLTNVRASGTDEAVRLVPTIQMSLEYAVEFIADDELVEITPKNIRLRKRHLKEHDRKRASRESN; encoded by the coding sequence ATGACACGCGCACTGCGCAACGTAGCGATCATCGCTCACGTCGACCACGGCAAGACCACGCTGGTGGACCAGCTGCTTCGCCAATCCGGCACCTTCCGCGAGAACCAGCAGATGGGCGAGCGGATCATGGACTCGAACGATCTCGAAAAAGAACGCGGGATCACGATTCTGGCCAAGAACTGTGCCGTGGAATACGAAGGCACGCACATCAATATCGTCGACACCCCGGGACACGCCGACTTCGGCGGTGAAGTCGAGCGCGTGATGTCGATGGTTGACGGCGTGCTGCTGCTGGTGGACGCCGTTGAAGGCCCGATGCCGCAAACGCGTTTCGTGACGCGCAAGGCGCTGGCCCTGGGCCTGAAGCCTATCGTCGTGATCAACAAGGTCGACCGCCCGGGTGCGCGTGCCGACTGGGTGATCAACCAGACGTTCGACCTGTTCGACAAGCTGGGCGCGACCGAAGAACAGCTCGACTTCCCGATCATCTATGCATCGGGCCTGAACGGCTATGCCGGTCTGACCGAAGATGTGCGCTCGGGCGACATGAAGCCGCTGTTCGAAACGATCCTGAGCAAGGTGCCGGTGCGTGACGACGACCTCGACGGTCCGTTGCAGCTGCAGATCATCTCGCTGGAATACTCGACCTACGTCGGCAAGATCGGCGTGGGCCGTATCTCGCGCGGCAAGGTCAAGGCCCTGCAAGACGTGGTCGTCAAGTTCGGTCCGGACAGCGCGCCCATCAAGGGCCGCATCAACCAGGTGCTGAAGTTCCGTGGCCTGGAACGCGAGATCGTCGAAGAAGCGCAAGCGGGCGACATCGTGCTGATCAACGGTATCGAAGAACTGGGCATCGGCTGCACCGTGTGCGCACCCGACGTGCAGGACGCGCTGCCCATGCTGAAGGTTGACGAGCCGACGCTGACGATGAACTTCTGCGTCAACACGTCGCCGCTGGCTGGCCGTGAAGGCAAGTTCGTTACCAGCCGCCAGCTGCGTGAACGTCTGGACCGCGAACTCAAGGCCAACGTGGCCCTGCGTGTGCGTGACACCGGCGACGATACGATTTTTGAAGTGTCGGGCCGCGGCGAACTGCACCTGACGATTCTGCTGGAAAACATGCGCCGTGAAGGCTACGAGCTGGCCGTGTCGCGCCCGCGCGTGGTGTTCAAGGAAATCGACGGCGTGAAGCACGAGCCGTTCGAACTGCTGACCATCGATCTGGAAGACGCCCATCAGGGCGGCGTGATGGAAGAGCTGGGCCGCCGCAAGGGCGAACTGCTCGACATGGCGTCCGACGGCAAGGGCCGCACGCGTCTGGAATACCGCGTGCCGGCACGGGGCCTGATCGGCTTCCAGGGCGAATTCATGACGCTGACGCGCGGTACTGGCCTGGCCAGCCACGTGTTCGACGAATACGCACCGGTCCGCGAAGGCGGCGTGGGCGATCGTCACAACGGCGTGCTGATCAGCCAGGACGACGGCGATGCCGTGGCCTACGCACTGTGGAAGCTGCAGGATCGCGGCCGCATGTTCGTGAAGCCGGGTGATGCGCTGTACGAAGGCATGATCATCGGCATCCACAGCCGCGACAACGACCTGGTCGTGAACCCGATCAAGGGCAAGCAGCTGACCAACGTGCGCGCGTCGGGTACCGACGAAGCCGTGCGCCTGGTGCCGACGATCCAGATGTCGCTCGAATACGCAGTGGAATTCATTGCGGACGACGAGCTGGTGGAAATCACGCCAAAGAACATCCGTCTGCGCAAGCGCCACCTGAAGGAACATGATCGCAAGCGCGCCAGCCGCGAATCGAACTGA
- a CDS encoding phosphocholine-specific phospholipase C: MTESLSRRRFLRNTATAAGATMAFSMFPPSIRKALAIAANNRTGTIQDVEHIVIFMQENRSFDHYFGTMQGVRGFADRFPIPVADSPDFSNKTVWYQRYETAATGAPRVLAPQHNDTTQNFALIRTAGTPHLFPDAQDAWDDGKMTNWPDYKRPASMVYYKEADIPFQFALANAFTVGDANHSSFSGGTNPNRCFLYTGTNHGKDDPTKPGVYNGPAVDNSYNTLKNGTIGAGYTWMTYAERLEDAGVSWQVYQNNEKEFYALNSLFGFKTFREANAASTPTVSPTRTPRQQALYEKGIKTRDLDLLKADVIAGKLPKVSWVCATSSGSEHPSASSPAQGAAYTAQVLDALTANPEVWSKTVLILNFDENDGLFDHMPPPAPPSYLQYDASPAIARLAGATTVDASDEYLGEDIGGIKAVENYKHRPYGLGPRVPLYVISPWSKGGWVNSQVFDQTSTIRFVEARFGVKEPNISPWRRAVVGDLTSCFNFVNPNDDDVVKTFPETATRDAASRALGKTTTPAPSAQVVLPVQATGTRKSRALPYELHTSSVAAVGAGKVDLIFANSGAAAAVFHVYDRKHLDAAPRRYTVEAAKQLTGSWDVAADKGAYDLWVLGPNGFHRHFTGTVAASGANPEVQVCYAPAENQVWVKVHNTGTAAASVSIKSNAYRTDGPWTLSVAPQGEGVQSWTLADSGGWYDFTVTVPGVAGYSRRFAGRLETGKDSVSDPAMGGTAIGEQVKVA; the protein is encoded by the coding sequence ATGACCGAATCGCTTTCACGCCGCCGCTTCCTGCGCAACACCGCCACCGCCGCAGGCGCGACCATGGCGTTCTCGATGTTTCCGCCGTCCATCCGCAAGGCCCTGGCCATTGCTGCGAACAACCGCACCGGCACGATCCAGGACGTCGAGCACATCGTTATCTTCATGCAGGAAAACCGGTCGTTCGACCACTACTTCGGCACGATGCAAGGCGTGCGCGGCTTTGCCGATCGTTTCCCGATCCCGGTAGCCGACTCGCCCGACTTCAGCAACAAGACCGTCTGGTACCAACGTTATGAAACGGCCGCCACCGGCGCGCCGCGCGTGCTGGCGCCGCAGCACAACGACACCACGCAGAACTTTGCGTTGATCCGCACGGCCGGCACGCCGCACTTGTTCCCCGACGCGCAAGACGCCTGGGACGACGGCAAGATGACCAACTGGCCCGACTACAAGCGCCCCGCGTCGATGGTGTACTACAAGGAAGCGGACATTCCGTTCCAGTTCGCGTTGGCCAACGCGTTTACGGTGGGCGACGCGAACCACTCGTCATTCAGTGGCGGCACCAACCCGAACCGCTGCTTTCTGTACACCGGCACCAACCACGGCAAGGACGACCCGACCAAGCCCGGCGTCTATAACGGCCCGGCCGTGGACAACTCGTACAACACGCTCAAGAACGGCACGATCGGCGCCGGCTATACCTGGATGACGTATGCCGAACGCCTGGAAGACGCAGGGGTGAGCTGGCAGGTCTATCAGAACAACGAAAAAGAGTTCTATGCCTTGAACTCGCTGTTCGGCTTCAAGACCTTCCGCGAGGCCAATGCGGCCAGCACGCCCACCGTGTCGCCCACCCGCACGCCGCGTCAGCAGGCCCTGTACGAAAAGGGCATCAAGACGCGCGACCTGGACCTGCTCAAGGCGGATGTGATCGCCGGCAAGCTGCCGAAGGTGAGCTGGGTCTGCGCAACTTCGTCCGGTTCGGAACACCCCAGCGCGTCGAGCCCGGCGCAAGGCGCGGCCTATACCGCGCAAGTGCTGGACGCGCTGACCGCCAATCCGGAGGTGTGGAGCAAGACGGTGTTGATCCTGAACTTCGACGAGAACGACGGCCTGTTCGATCACATGCCGCCGCCCGCGCCGCCGTCCTATCTGCAATACGACGCCAGCCCGGCGATCGCCCGATTGGCCGGCGCCACCACCGTGGACGCCAGCGATGAATACCTGGGCGAAGACATCGGCGGCATCAAAGCCGTTGAGAACTACAAGCATCGTCCGTATGGCCTCGGCCCGCGCGTGCCGCTGTATGTGATCTCGCCGTGGAGCAAGGGCGGCTGGGTCAACTCGCAGGTGTTCGACCAGACATCGACCATCCGTTTTGTCGAAGCGCGCTTTGGCGTGAAGGAACCCAACATCAGCCCGTGGCGCCGTGCCGTGGTGGGCGACCTGACGTCCTGCTTCAACTTCGTCAACCCGAATGACGACGATGTGGTCAAGACCTTCCCGGAAACCGCCACCCGCGATGCCGCCAGCCGCGCGCTTGGCAAGACCACGACACCGGCTCCGTCGGCCCAGGTGGTGCTGCCCGTGCAGGCGACCGGCACCCGCAAGTCGCGCGCCTTGCCGTACGAGCTGCACACCAGCAGCGTCGCTGCCGTGGGGGCAGGCAAGGTCGATCTGATCTTTGCCAACAGCGGCGCAGCCGCCGCCGTCTTTCACGTGTATGACCGCAAGCATCTGGACGCCGCGCCCCGCCGCTACACGGTCGAAGCCGCTAAGCAGTTGACCGGGTCGTGGGATGTGGCCGCCGACAAGGGCGCCTACGATCTGTGGGTGCTGGGACCGAACGGTTTCCATCGCCACTTCACGGGCACTGTGGCCGCGTCCGGCGCCAATCCGGAAGTGCAGGTCTGCTACGCGCCAGCCGAGAATCAGGTCTGGGTCAAGGTGCACAACACCGGGACGGCCGCAGCTAGCGTGTCGATCAAGTCCAACGCGTACCGCACCGATGGTCCGTGGACGCTGTCGGTTGCGCCGCAGGGCGAGGGCGTGCAGAGCTGGACGCTGGCGGACAGCGGCGGCTGGTACGACTTTACCGTGACGGTGCCGGGCGTGGCGGGCTACAGCCGCCGCTTTGCAGGCCGCCTGGAAACCGGCAAGGACTCCGTGTCTGACCCGGCCATGGGCGGCACCGCGATCGGGGAGCAGGTGAAAGTGGCGTGA